A stretch of the Nicotiana tabacum cultivar K326 chromosome 6, ASM71507v2, whole genome shotgun sequence genome encodes the following:
- the LOC107821159 gene encoding DNA-binding protein RHL1 isoform X3: MARGGKKAAAAAANVEANPDMVEKKRLKKLAISKQMLSENPSRVRTSALSPSKTVIKHHGKDILRKSQRKNRFLFSFPGLLAPVSGGKIGELKDLGTKNPILYLDFPQGQMKLFGTIVYPENRYLTLQFSRGGKNVVCEDYFDNMIVFSDAWWIGRKDENPEEARLEFPKELNVQEKLECDFKGGAGATSVKKRSSGECEVKHVEQLSPEHEQEENISESQNDSKELVELTPTRRSARAAGKKINFAEASSGDDLTDNGAETSEDEEKSGMDHSTKNSRGQVAERVRAAAESASKSKESSRTKQNSLVQATISTLFKKVDKVVSPARVSQRKTTKSTNKGTSSTGCGSTVSDHVGTSQGEDDIEEFSSSSKDADEASDEDWAA, translated from the exons ATGGCTAGAGGCGGGAAGaaggcagcagcagcagcagcaaatGTAGAAGCCAACCCAGATATGGTGGAGAAAAAGAGGTTGAAGAAACTGGCAATTTCAAAGCAAATGCTCTCAGAAAATCCTTCAAGGGTCAGGACTAGTGCTTTGAGCCCATCAAAAACAGTAATTAAACACCACGGCAAAGACATCTTGCGCAAGTCTCAACGAAAGAACCGTTTCCTCTTCTCTTTTCCCGGTTTACTTGCTCCTGTTTCCGGAGGTAAAATTGGCGAGCTCAAAGACCTTGGTACCAAAAACCCTATTCTTTACCTCGACTTTCCTCAG GGCCAAATGAAGTTGTTTGGGACAATTGTATATCCAGAGAATAGGTATTTGACTTTGCAGTTCTCAAGAGGTGGGAAGAATGTAGTGTGCGAAGATTACTTTGACAATATG ATTGTGTTTTCAGATGCATGGTGGATAGGGAGGAAAGACGAGAATCCAGAAGAAGCACGGCTTGAGTTTCCAAAGGAGCTGAATGTG CAAGAGAAATTGGAGTGTGATTTCAAAGGCGGTGCAGGTGCTACAAGCGTTAAAAAACGAAGCAGTGGCGAATGTGAGGTCAAGCATGTGGAACAACTGTCTCCTGAACACGAACAGGAGGAGAATATATCAGAAAGTCAAAATGATTCAAAAGAACTTGTTGAGTTAACTCCAACTCGTCGTTCAGCAAGGGCAGCAGGGAAAAAAATCAA TTTTGCAGAAGCttcttcgggggatgatttgacTGACAATGGAGCTGAAACTTCTGAAGACGAAGAAAAAAGTGGTATGGATCATTCAACAAAAAATT CACGAGGTCAAGTTGCTGAAAGAGTTAGAGCTGCTGCTGAATCTGCTTCCAAGTCTAAGGAATCCTCCCGTACTAAGCAAAATTCTCTTGTTCAGGCTACTATTTCCACATTGTTTAAGAAAGTGGACAAG GTTGTCAGTCCAGCTAGAGTTTCccaaagaaaaacaacaaaatcaacaaacaaaGGGACATCCAGCACAGGATGTGGTTCGACCGTGTCTGATCATGTTGGTACTTCTCAG GGTGAAGATGACATTGAAGAATTCTCTAGTTCATCAAAG GATGCAGACGAAGCTAGCGATGAAGATTGGGCTGCTtga
- the LOC107821159 gene encoding DNA-binding protein RHL1 isoform X4, with amino-acid sequence MARGGKKAAAAAANVEANPDMVEKKRLKKLAISKQMLSENPSRVRTSALSPSKTVIKHHGKDILRKSQRKNRFLFSFPGLLAPVSGGKIGELKDLGTKNPILYLDFPQGQMKLFGTIVYPENRYLTLQFSRGGKNVVCEDYFDNMIVFSDAWWIGRKDENPEEARLEFPKELNVQEKLECDFKGGAGATSVKKRSSGECEVKHVEQLSPEHEQEENISESQNDSKELVELTPTRRSARAAGKKINFAEASSGDDLTDNGAETSEDEEKSARGQVAERVRAAAESASKSKESSRTKQNSLVQATISTLFKKVDKVVSPARVSQRKTTKSTNKGTSSTGCGSTVSDHVGTSQGEDDIEEFSSSSKDADEASDEDWAA; translated from the exons ATGGCTAGAGGCGGGAAGaaggcagcagcagcagcagcaaatGTAGAAGCCAACCCAGATATGGTGGAGAAAAAGAGGTTGAAGAAACTGGCAATTTCAAAGCAAATGCTCTCAGAAAATCCTTCAAGGGTCAGGACTAGTGCTTTGAGCCCATCAAAAACAGTAATTAAACACCACGGCAAAGACATCTTGCGCAAGTCTCAACGAAAGAACCGTTTCCTCTTCTCTTTTCCCGGTTTACTTGCTCCTGTTTCCGGAGGTAAAATTGGCGAGCTCAAAGACCTTGGTACCAAAAACCCTATTCTTTACCTCGACTTTCCTCAG GGCCAAATGAAGTTGTTTGGGACAATTGTATATCCAGAGAATAGGTATTTGACTTTGCAGTTCTCAAGAGGTGGGAAGAATGTAGTGTGCGAAGATTACTTTGACAATATG ATTGTGTTTTCAGATGCATGGTGGATAGGGAGGAAAGACGAGAATCCAGAAGAAGCACGGCTTGAGTTTCCAAAGGAGCTGAATGTG CAAGAGAAATTGGAGTGTGATTTCAAAGGCGGTGCAGGTGCTACAAGCGTTAAAAAACGAAGCAGTGGCGAATGTGAGGTCAAGCATGTGGAACAACTGTCTCCTGAACACGAACAGGAGGAGAATATATCAGAAAGTCAAAATGATTCAAAAGAACTTGTTGAGTTAACTCCAACTCGTCGTTCAGCAAGGGCAGCAGGGAAAAAAATCAA TTTTGCAGAAGCttcttcgggggatgatttgacTGACAATGGAGCTGAAACTTCTGAAGACGAAGAAAAAAGTG CACGAGGTCAAGTTGCTGAAAGAGTTAGAGCTGCTGCTGAATCTGCTTCCAAGTCTAAGGAATCCTCCCGTACTAAGCAAAATTCTCTTGTTCAGGCTACTATTTCCACATTGTTTAAGAAAGTGGACAAG GTTGTCAGTCCAGCTAGAGTTTCccaaagaaaaacaacaaaatcaacaaacaaaGGGACATCCAGCACAGGATGTGGTTCGACCGTGTCTGATCATGTTGGTACTTCTCAG GGTGAAGATGACATTGAAGAATTCTCTAGTTCATCAAAG GATGCAGACGAAGCTAGCGATGAAGATTGGGCTGCTtga
- the LOC107821159 gene encoding DNA-binding protein RHL1 isoform X1 codes for MARGGKKAAAAAANVEANPDMVEKKRLKKLAISKQMLSENPSRVRTSALSPSKTVIKHHGKDILRKSQRKNRFLFSFPGLLAPVSGGKIGELKDLGTKNPILYLDFPQGQMKLFGTIVYPENRYLTLQFSRGGKNVVCEDYFDNMIVFSDAWWIGRKDENPEEARLEFPKELNVQEKLECDFKGGAGATSVKKRSSGECEVKHVEQLSPEHEQEENISESQNDSKELVELTPTRRSARAAGKKINFAEASSGDDLTDNGAETSEDEEKSGMDHSTKNFCDIPFDDTVARGQVAERVRAAAESASKSKESSRTKQNSLVQATISTLFKKVDKVVSPARVSQRKTTKSTNKGTSSTGCGSTVSDHVGTSQGEDDIEEFSSSSKDADEASDEDWAA; via the exons ATGGCTAGAGGCGGGAAGaaggcagcagcagcagcagcaaatGTAGAAGCCAACCCAGATATGGTGGAGAAAAAGAGGTTGAAGAAACTGGCAATTTCAAAGCAAATGCTCTCAGAAAATCCTTCAAGGGTCAGGACTAGTGCTTTGAGCCCATCAAAAACAGTAATTAAACACCACGGCAAAGACATCTTGCGCAAGTCTCAACGAAAGAACCGTTTCCTCTTCTCTTTTCCCGGTTTACTTGCTCCTGTTTCCGGAGGTAAAATTGGCGAGCTCAAAGACCTTGGTACCAAAAACCCTATTCTTTACCTCGACTTTCCTCAG GGCCAAATGAAGTTGTTTGGGACAATTGTATATCCAGAGAATAGGTATTTGACTTTGCAGTTCTCAAGAGGTGGGAAGAATGTAGTGTGCGAAGATTACTTTGACAATATG ATTGTGTTTTCAGATGCATGGTGGATAGGGAGGAAAGACGAGAATCCAGAAGAAGCACGGCTTGAGTTTCCAAAGGAGCTGAATGTG CAAGAGAAATTGGAGTGTGATTTCAAAGGCGGTGCAGGTGCTACAAGCGTTAAAAAACGAAGCAGTGGCGAATGTGAGGTCAAGCATGTGGAACAACTGTCTCCTGAACACGAACAGGAGGAGAATATATCAGAAAGTCAAAATGATTCAAAAGAACTTGTTGAGTTAACTCCAACTCGTCGTTCAGCAAGGGCAGCAGGGAAAAAAATCAA TTTTGCAGAAGCttcttcgggggatgatttgacTGACAATGGAGCTGAAACTTCTGAAGACGAAGAAAAAAGTGGTATGGATCATTCAACAAAAAATT TCTGTGACATTCCTTTTGATGATACTGTAGCACGAGGTCAAGTTGCTGAAAGAGTTAGAGCTGCTGCTGAATCTGCTTCCAAGTCTAAGGAATCCTCCCGTACTAAGCAAAATTCTCTTGTTCAGGCTACTATTTCCACATTGTTTAAGAAAGTGGACAAG GTTGTCAGTCCAGCTAGAGTTTCccaaagaaaaacaacaaaatcaacaaacaaaGGGACATCCAGCACAGGATGTGGTTCGACCGTGTCTGATCATGTTGGTACTTCTCAG GGTGAAGATGACATTGAAGAATTCTCTAGTTCATCAAAG GATGCAGACGAAGCTAGCGATGAAGATTGGGCTGCTtga
- the LOC107821159 gene encoding DNA-binding protein RHL1 isoform X2, with translation MARGGKKAAAAAANVEANPDMVEKKRLKKLAISKQMLSENPSRVRTSALSPSKTVIKHHGKDILRKSQRKNRFLFSFPGLLAPVSGGKIGELKDLGTKNPILYLDFPQGQMKLFGTIVYPENRYLTLQFSRGGKNVVCEDYFDNMIVFSDAWWIGRKDENPEEARLEFPKELNVQEKLECDFKGGAGATSVKKRSSGECEVKHVEQLSPEHEQEENISESQNDSKELVELTPTRRSARAAGKKINFAEASSGDDLTDNGAETSEDEEKSVCDIPFDDTVARGQVAERVRAAAESASKSKESSRTKQNSLVQATISTLFKKVDKVVSPARVSQRKTTKSTNKGTSSTGCGSTVSDHVGTSQGEDDIEEFSSSSKDADEASDEDWAA, from the exons ATGGCTAGAGGCGGGAAGaaggcagcagcagcagcagcaaatGTAGAAGCCAACCCAGATATGGTGGAGAAAAAGAGGTTGAAGAAACTGGCAATTTCAAAGCAAATGCTCTCAGAAAATCCTTCAAGGGTCAGGACTAGTGCTTTGAGCCCATCAAAAACAGTAATTAAACACCACGGCAAAGACATCTTGCGCAAGTCTCAACGAAAGAACCGTTTCCTCTTCTCTTTTCCCGGTTTACTTGCTCCTGTTTCCGGAGGTAAAATTGGCGAGCTCAAAGACCTTGGTACCAAAAACCCTATTCTTTACCTCGACTTTCCTCAG GGCCAAATGAAGTTGTTTGGGACAATTGTATATCCAGAGAATAGGTATTTGACTTTGCAGTTCTCAAGAGGTGGGAAGAATGTAGTGTGCGAAGATTACTTTGACAATATG ATTGTGTTTTCAGATGCATGGTGGATAGGGAGGAAAGACGAGAATCCAGAAGAAGCACGGCTTGAGTTTCCAAAGGAGCTGAATGTG CAAGAGAAATTGGAGTGTGATTTCAAAGGCGGTGCAGGTGCTACAAGCGTTAAAAAACGAAGCAGTGGCGAATGTGAGGTCAAGCATGTGGAACAACTGTCTCCTGAACACGAACAGGAGGAGAATATATCAGAAAGTCAAAATGATTCAAAAGAACTTGTTGAGTTAACTCCAACTCGTCGTTCAGCAAGGGCAGCAGGGAAAAAAATCAA TTTTGCAGAAGCttcttcgggggatgatttgacTGACAATGGAGCTGAAACTTCTGAAGACGAAGAAAAAAGTG TCTGTGACATTCCTTTTGATGATACTGTAGCACGAGGTCAAGTTGCTGAAAGAGTTAGAGCTGCTGCTGAATCTGCTTCCAAGTCTAAGGAATCCTCCCGTACTAAGCAAAATTCTCTTGTTCAGGCTACTATTTCCACATTGTTTAAGAAAGTGGACAAG GTTGTCAGTCCAGCTAGAGTTTCccaaagaaaaacaacaaaatcaacaaacaaaGGGACATCCAGCACAGGATGTGGTTCGACCGTGTCTGATCATGTTGGTACTTCTCAG GGTGAAGATGACATTGAAGAATTCTCTAGTTCATCAAAG GATGCAGACGAAGCTAGCGATGAAGATTGGGCTGCTtga
- the LOC107821159 gene encoding DNA-binding protein RHL1 isoform X5 — MARGGKKAAAAAANVEANPDMVEKKRLKKLAISKQMLSENPSRVRTSALSPSKTVIKHHGKDILRKSQRKNRFLFSFPGLLAPVSGGKIGELKDLGTKNPILYLDFPQGQMKLFGTIVYPENRYLTLQFSRGGKNVVCEDYFDNMIVFSDAWWIGRKDENPEEARLEFPKELNVQEKLECDFKGGAGATSVKKRSSGECEVKHVEQLSPEHEQEENISESQNDSKELVELTPTRRSARAAGKKINFAEASSGDDLTDNGAETSEDEEKSGMDHSTKNFCDIPFDDTVARGQVAERVRAAAESASKSKESSRTKQNSLVQATISTLFKKVDKVVSPARVSQRKTTKSTNKGTSSTGCGSTVSDHVGTSQVI; from the exons ATGGCTAGAGGCGGGAAGaaggcagcagcagcagcagcaaatGTAGAAGCCAACCCAGATATGGTGGAGAAAAAGAGGTTGAAGAAACTGGCAATTTCAAAGCAAATGCTCTCAGAAAATCCTTCAAGGGTCAGGACTAGTGCTTTGAGCCCATCAAAAACAGTAATTAAACACCACGGCAAAGACATCTTGCGCAAGTCTCAACGAAAGAACCGTTTCCTCTTCTCTTTTCCCGGTTTACTTGCTCCTGTTTCCGGAGGTAAAATTGGCGAGCTCAAAGACCTTGGTACCAAAAACCCTATTCTTTACCTCGACTTTCCTCAG GGCCAAATGAAGTTGTTTGGGACAATTGTATATCCAGAGAATAGGTATTTGACTTTGCAGTTCTCAAGAGGTGGGAAGAATGTAGTGTGCGAAGATTACTTTGACAATATG ATTGTGTTTTCAGATGCATGGTGGATAGGGAGGAAAGACGAGAATCCAGAAGAAGCACGGCTTGAGTTTCCAAAGGAGCTGAATGTG CAAGAGAAATTGGAGTGTGATTTCAAAGGCGGTGCAGGTGCTACAAGCGTTAAAAAACGAAGCAGTGGCGAATGTGAGGTCAAGCATGTGGAACAACTGTCTCCTGAACACGAACAGGAGGAGAATATATCAGAAAGTCAAAATGATTCAAAAGAACTTGTTGAGTTAACTCCAACTCGTCGTTCAGCAAGGGCAGCAGGGAAAAAAATCAA TTTTGCAGAAGCttcttcgggggatgatttgacTGACAATGGAGCTGAAACTTCTGAAGACGAAGAAAAAAGTGGTATGGATCATTCAACAAAAAATT TCTGTGACATTCCTTTTGATGATACTGTAGCACGAGGTCAAGTTGCTGAAAGAGTTAGAGCTGCTGCTGAATCTGCTTCCAAGTCTAAGGAATCCTCCCGTACTAAGCAAAATTCTCTTGTTCAGGCTACTATTTCCACATTGTTTAAGAAAGTGGACAAG GTTGTCAGTCCAGCTAGAGTTTCccaaagaaaaacaacaaaatcaacaaacaaaGGGACATCCAGCACAGGATGTGGTTCGACCGTGTCTGATCATGTTGGTACTTCTCAG gtaatataa